GTGTTCAGTTGGACCTAAAAACACTCAGAGGAGTTGGCTGTTTATTTAGAAGAATGACCGTCCCTTGAGCTAACCACACTAGCGCTATCGGTAACTAATGACTTAGCATTATTCAGACACCTGATCCGTTTTGCACATGTCCTGttttccaaaaaacaacattgtgaCAGCAATAAATCAAGATGGTGaaggccaaaatgccaaaccgGATTTACCAGTGGGTGACATCATGCTAAACACGTCAactatttttatacagtctatgtttttattatttgtgttttcctgAATATTGTATTCGGATACATccatataatgtaaataatatcCGTATGTTATCAGTAGCCCACTGTTGTTCCTTGTGATTTACGTCCAAAGCTCCATCATCACTGCAGGAGGTGGTTTGCAGGTCAGGGTGGTCTTTCCTTTTAGGTTGGCCCTTTAACCTAGCTGTATGATATTGTATATGATTGAGTAGTGTTGGCGATGATCCATTTCGTCCTCTCGTGTCTCCAGGTATCTGAAGATCATCCATCCTTTAGGAACTCACGTCCTGCAGACGGTGCGAGCGGCTCACATCATCTCCACGGTAACCTGGGTTTTCCTGGTGGCCACGATGAGCACCTACATCACCCTGTCACTGCTCACCCAGGAGCCGCTCTCCTCCGTCCCCGAGGCGGTGAGCTGTGACCTCCTGCACAGCAGACAGGTTAGCCTCTTCTACAAACTCGTCCACATCTGCTCCGCCGCCATCTTCCTGTTTGTCCTCGTCTCCCTGGTCTTCTTCTACTACAGCACCTCCCGCAGGCTGGCGCTGGCCCAGCAGAGGCAGCCGGCGTCCTCCGGCTCCAAGAAGCTCGCCAAGTCCCGCAGGAACATGCTGGTGCTGGTCAGCGTCTTCTGCGTCTGCTTTGTCCCGTACCACCTGGTCCGCCTTCCCTACGCCTTCATGAGCAGGTGGTGCTCCTGGAGCCAGGTGTTCTTCTACCTGAAAGAGCTGACCGTCATGGTGTCGGTTCTTAACGTCTGCCTGGACCCACTCATCTATTTTATCTTCTGCAAGGCCTTCCGGGCGCAGCTGAGCCCGCGGAGGCTGTTCAGCATCACACAGACTCAGACGCAGGCAGCGAACGCCGAGGGGAGGAGCAGCGACGGGCTGACGAGCACCATCAGAAACTACAGGAAGACGTCGCTCACCGCGTCGACAAAGCAGATCGGCATGCTGTAGCTTAAAGACCTCTGACACCACAACTGTAAATATGTACTTGTTTACATCCAGCAGCCAACAGGAGATCTTTTCATCCTTCAGGCATCCAGCAGACATTGGTTGGATGTTTGGATGTGGCAACAGATTCTGTTCAAGTCATGGAAAGTTTGaaggacattttttcaaagactTCATGTAAAAAGGCCTGTTGTGATCTTGGGGTTGGGGTCACATCTTTGGAAAGCTGAGTAGGCTGGGGCCGgacaaataatacatatttttaaaaaagaaattcatTCCAGGATTAGAATTGAATAGGTTATAACTAAGTGTTTCTGGAGCAGCAACAGTGATGCTGAAACTGAGCCATCAGACAGAATGGAGTTCTTTTCCAGTTTCATATACATGAACAAATTAACGGCGGAAGTTGTGAGAAATAATGCAAAGTTATGACTGATGAATTTATGTTCAACAGCACTGCAGCCCACAGAGTTCTTAGGAATTATACCCAGTATCTCCtgttgagcagaacatatttagTTCCAGGAACTGAAGTGAAGTAGACCGCCAACAGTGTAACCTGCAATGATCCAGCATGTTCTAGCAATGCAGCTTTATTAATATGTAAATATCAGAGCAGATATTAACAATGATATGAAACTCTGATATCTAAGGTAGTTCCTTAACCATAATCAAATATAGGAGGAACTTTTTCAGAATggaagggggagacatgcagcaaagggatcCGGGGCCAGACTCtaacccgggtccgctgcaaCAAGGACTCGTGCTCCACCAGAGAGTGATCGGGATGCCCCACTATTTCACAGTTTCAAACCATCCTAGTTCTTTGAACGTTGTTTTGAGGAAGTTTTTTAGCACCTGTTCCAGAGAAGGAACTCTTCCAGCACAGGAGGAACTGTGAGtaatgttagtgtattattTAACACTGGAGGAACGTTCAAGCCTCATAAAactgcaaaatgtttgtttcacTGATTTGTGTGTTGAACACCCTGACACACCCACCAAATGAAAGTAAACTCAAAGCTTGTTGCACACAGCTGCATACTtatcattctgcctgtatatcccacttaaatatgtttaccatgccatgttggtgtcatcttttcagcacaacctcacctatatgacctggtcATAGTtttacttactggatcaacattttgaccacaaaaaaacatgcaatcttattttgaaaattatgtttttttttttaactttcagaaTACGTTGATGCTCAGTGAGGAATTTTAAATCTTGGAAACAATAGTGAAGAACATCTAGTTCtgtatttttatgctaaatatatttgaccttatctccggttttacttgttctatcatcatcaaacaagaACAGTCATGGAGTTTGAaggcagaactttagagggaagctggaaacacgctgctgaacGTTTTACAGCAAGACGTCATCAAGAACAAATGCGCCAACAACTCAATATTATGctacaatgttaaatatattgtgtatgttACATGAGAATACTGCTTACTTActgttgcattaaaaatatgaatgcaAAACTTTTGTTTTCGATTTATTCAAGACTTTGTATGCAAACAAAAAGCTTAATTCTAGTTAGTGAGTACTGCCAAGATACGATAATGATTGTGTTCATTTAACAGCTGTTCGTCACTCATTTGCATTATAGTTTGCATTTGTGTCCTGTTTCAGGAATATAATTACAGAGTCTTTCAGCTGCACAATGATTTCTTTGTGAGCGATGGAGCCCGGAACACAAACTTGTCTCCATTTCTTACAAACAGTTCACTAGATCATTTGTTTATCATTCTCAGGAATTTGAACCTGCTGAGGCGTCATGTGCATCATCAAACTGATAATCTAAGTTGTTGGTAGATCCCATCGCATTAGTAACATTCAAAACTCTGCAGCTACAGTCCTCTCGCAGTCCAACAAGAACCGATTAATTTTTGATCAGTAGGGTAGCCAGGGCAGGCCTGCAGTCACCTTCAACTAACGTTGCATCAGTTGCTGAGTTCACTTATAGGTATGGGCCGGCTTTGTTTAAATATGTACACCGTTGTTTATTATTTAGACATTCACAGCACTGTATTTTTGTTGCTGTATtcagtatttctgtttttagtcaCATCTAACAAACAGCACGGCCCACAGACAGTCATGGGTTAAAGGCCACCAGGCTCCTGCTGAAGGtggaaaactttaaaaacacaaatataaaatcTCGGAGGAAGTCGGAACTTTCTGAGAAAGGTCCCAGAGTTCATTCATTGTTCTCAGGGCATCTGTAAAAAGTGACAGGTACACAgctgtaaaagtcctgcattcaacatCATAAATCAAGAACTTTGATATTGTGTTTACTGTGGCGCCCCCATATGGACAGAAGTGGTAGTGCTTCTATGAGCACATTTACCTCAAAGATTTTGATCTGGCTGAGTTTGCTCTGTTCTGAAGGTTTGTGAAAGACAAATGcatcttatttttttcccttttttaaaaaaaaaaaaaatagcagtagACCTGAGTAAGGAGGTAAGGTATCCATTTGTGGCTTTTTAttaaaccct
This is a stretch of genomic DNA from Centropristis striata isolate RG_2023a ecotype Rhode Island chromosome 4, C.striata_1.0, whole genome shotgun sequence. It encodes these proteins:
- the LOC131969538 gene encoding P2Y purinoceptor 14-like — its product is MQEHGGVGVTPFFNQSSEFNLTNGSSSTVCDQVDTSAHIFFLLVYTVVFLVGLLLNGFTLKVYFCRAQQQVSSSVTIYLKNLSAADFLISLCLPLRITNYASSSVFIRRVYCNFGASAFYLNMYASILFMCYIAANRYLKIIHPLGTHVLQTVRAAHIISTVTWVFLVATMSTYITLSLLTQEPLSSVPEAVSCDLLHSRQVSLFYKLVHICSAAIFLFVLVSLVFFYYSTSRRLALAQQRQPASSGSKKLAKSRRNMLVLVSVFCVCFVPYHLVRLPYAFMSRWCSWSQVFFYLKELTVMVSVLNVCLDPLIYFIFCKAFRAQLSPRRLFSITQTQTQAANAEGRSSDGLTSTIRNYRKTSLTASTKQIGML